In Cheilinus undulatus linkage group 14, ASM1832078v1, whole genome shotgun sequence, the genomic stretch TCTACCTCAATCCACAAAGTGATTTGTAGACGCAAAGTGATACCGGTCTGTCCAAGTGAGCTAACGCTTGTTAGCACAAGAGGCTAACCATAGCTAATGTTGGAGTTGAGCAAGTTACTTTAGCCCAACTGGGTAAACAAATAACGTTAGCTTAGCTCTGAGCTAGCGTATGTTAGCATTTTATAGCTAGTAATAACAACAAAGGAATTGCTTCAAAGTCTCTATCGCTAAAGTGCACACGTTAGCACCTAGAGTTAGCTACCTGTTTTAATGGGCACAGTTTATTCTTTCGTGTCACTTTACGCACACATTTTAACGTTAACGGCCGTTAGCGCTGGTTAACGTTTCACGGTAACGAGTTGGTTGTCATTGTAAGACGCTGATATAAGGAAAGTAGACGAGTTAAATGGCGAAAATTGTCATTTTAGCTGTTGTGAAAGTAGTTATGTCCATGTCATAACATAGCGACGAATATTTTGTTGAATTTCTCTATCCAGGTGATGTTATACCCGTGCTTGACAGCTCAGTTTGGGGTTAAGGCCTAACTGACTGCGCTAGCTGAGTCTAACTTCACATAAACGTAGAAGGATATCGTCAGTGTTTAAAGGGCACTCTGATAGTCGTCGATAATTTCGAGCACAGTTTATTGGTTAATATTGTGACATGGTAGGTCTAATATGACATAATTGTGTGTTTTGATGCCTGTGGTGTGCTACTTTTGATTGATCTGGTCCAATTTGTCCTCTTCTTCAGGCTCCTCGGCAGAGGCACTTGTCAGTCTGAAAGGTATGTGGGCAGTATTTTTAGCCGTCTATCTTTCTATACATTCATTCTTGGAACTGTGTCAAAGTACGCCTGGAATAACTGGAATCTGCTGTCCTGTCCTTGGCCAAAATGTGCATCTGCATGTCTGTTCCCTTAATTATTCATCAGTTTTTTCTGAGTCATGACTCCTGCACACAATAATGACAACTTAGATTTTGGTTACAGGGATAATTACAATTCAAGTATAATTCAAGTTTGTACTGAAAGTGAAGTGgtgtcttctgttttttttttttttttttgttttttttttcagaatacaTTTGAAGCTAACCTTtgctaatattttttcattccAGGAGATTTGTTTGTAGGCAAttctaaattattttgttttgtttcacagAGGGGAGTTTGTCCAACACTCTTAATGAAAAGAATAACTTCCCAAGAGCTCACAACACCAGAGGACGTCATTCCTCCCTCACAATGGATACAGTAAGTGATAGACAGAGCCTCCATGTGACAGtaattttaaggttttaaaacATTATAGGCTAGCAATTAACGCTGCATATGCTGCATGCATATGCTGCATACAAGCGCAGCTGAAAAAAGAGAGCCTTTTGAAAATGATATTTCTATTTCCCTTGTACACATTTGTCTGCATCTTGGAAATGATGGTatctatattatttttttaaggtttcaCAAGGAAACCTCAGCCCATAAACACTCCTGTCTCCATCAGCTCTGCATTTAAGCATGATTTGCAGCCGATGGAGGACACAGCACGGGGTGAAGATAGATTTAGGGTGCACTCAAACTAGGCTATACGCATCGTGCCATATTCTAActgtgctgaagcccatttgaccccctcccctgtcctccctttggcccgcactcacactgctcaacgcatccaggcctgagcacaAATACGTCACGCGCTGGCGTCATCACACGAAGCATCCACCGTTGATTAAGTTATGcatgttgatgactcagtataccTAAGTATtgttttttggctgtaaaatagcaacagatttatatgatatctgatctgacaccagaaTTGTTTCACCTGACCTGGATCAGTAGCTACGTTAACTATGCAGAGCCCTGTGAGAAGAGAGAAAGTGGTTCATAGCGGAGATCTatcgctcacagcatataatcttgAGCCTtatcagagttccaagcacttctgctgaatgaaacccggACTTTTTGACTTGTttgagcccctacagtcattaCTCTATGTGTCTGtgtactatctgaatccccctggTATTCCTTTATGCACCATGAACTGTGCCATCTCTCCACGTAATTCTGGATGACTgttgcaccaaacaagctctcatgtcacaggACAGCCTATGTCAAGAGCAgaattaaatgttcagttaaaagtttgttttcttttaccgcaacaagagcaattttaaccatctgattaGAGCTGGAGGTGAATACACAACAGGATTAAGTTAAACAATGTTCCGTTCAAACGTGAGCGACCAAGACCACAAGGAGATAGAGATGTTAAAGGACTAccaatttttatttcactctacaCATGATCTGGTGAAAATTGACTTCTCCGGAGCTTGAATTTTTTAGACCTACTAATACATCCCTTTGTTTTTCCAGCCCACTCGGAGCTCCAAGAGGAGTCGTTTGTTTCGGGATGAGGATGAGCAGCCCCAGCAGCGTCTCCCCTCTAGGTCCCCTCGGAGGAGCCAGAGGGTCACCACCACACCACAGGTAAAAACTGAACATGTTTGAGTGGGCAGTCAATGTCAAGCAATCTAGCAGTCTACAGGAATTTAGCATTCACACCCACTTGCATTGATGTTGCCAGACTTGGCAAGAGACTCAGCAGTAGTTGTTGGAGCTCTAGTAgttatctgtttttgttataaATCTTCCAGTAGTTTGCCTGTAGCACACTTTTAAATTTCAGCAGCAGTCTACACATTTCCTTTGCTGTTATggataacttaaaaaaaaaaagatagaaatgCATAATGTGTATTCAAAAAAAGTAACTGTTGTTAGACGGAAGCGGTAGATTGTGGTATGGAAGACATCTTGACTTCATGTTAGACAGGAGCAGCAAAGCCAGAAAGGTAAACACAGCATGCCTTGTAAACAGGGTGCTATTTCTCTTATGGCTTCATATTTTGCTACTAAAATGAGGATTTTAGATCTTCAACAGAGAGGCTACAGTTATGCCTGTGATTAAGTGATTTGTGGGAGATTACATTTTTACAGATCCCATTTATAGCTCAAGTAGCAATGAGAGTTTTAGTATACAGACATTGAATGCATgtttatagtttttattttttttaataatattcaGCGTACATGATACTATACAAAACCTGTGTATTGAGTGACcgttttttttatacttttttcctGACAGAAATTTTCTAATGTGGTGACACCAGACAAGAAGGCATCTCAGAAAATAGGGCTGAGATTAAGAAACCTCCTTAAACTTCCCAAAGCTCACAAATGGTGCATTTATGAATGGTTCTATTCCAATATTGACAGGTAAAGTCCCACCATTTCCTCCATAAGACCATTTTTAAGAAAGAACACACTGAATAAGGAATGTTTCATTACAAACTATTCATTATTTAAACAACGTTGTGCATTTCTCTctaaaaatttttatttttccttttcagaCCTCTCTTTGAAGGTGATAATGAGTTCTGCCTATGTCTCAAGGAGTCTTTTCCCAACTTGAAAACAAGAAAGTTGACTCGGGTAGAGTGGGGAACAATCAGGAGACTGATGGGGAAACCTCGGCGGTATGACGCAGTTTAAAGATCTACATTTCCTTCATTAAtttgcttttgatttttttattactttatgaCACTTGTGATTTTTTGTTAGAATATTTATATAATGGTGTTTGGAAAGACAAAGACTCTATATTAAGAAATTCTAAAGCATAGTGAAATGTTGCCCCATAGGTGCTCGTCGGCATTCTTTGACGAAGAGCGGACAGCACTGAGACAGAAACGGCAGAAGATGCGTCTGCTGCAGCAAAGAAAACTATCTGATGTGTCAAACTGCAAAGACCTGCCAGATGAAATCCCTCTGCCTCTCATCATAGGAACCAAAGTCACTGGTAAGATCAAGAAATATGTCTGTGCTGAGATCAAATAAGCTGTTAAGAGGGAAAATGTATAACAAACAATAGGGACTATATTATGTGGAAATCAACTGACATTAGAATCCATATTTGAAATGGCAATTGAAGACATCTTAAAAAGATCTATATACTGTAACTAATACCGAACTTAGGTtatttttctgattgttttcttttggtGCCACAGCTCGACTCCGAGGTGTCCATGATGGCTTGTTCACAGGGCAGATCGATGCAGTGGACACCAGTGCTGCCACATATCGTGTCACATTTGACCGCAGTGGCCTGGGAACACACACTGTGCCTGACTATGAAGTCCTGGTAAGATATGCTTAAGGCCTTGCTTTAGGGAAAAAACCCTCCCCATGGTATCAGTGGCTGCTGTTAGTCCTGTGAGCAACATAAGTTTACCAGTCTCTATCCCTGCTGCTTGTATTTGgattagtgctgtcaaaataaCGCATGAATTTCATTAaattaatcacagaaaaataagaattaattaatcacataaaaaatgaaCGCAAATTGATCACATGTCATGCATCCCTGTTTTCCACAACCATCCACCATAGTATTGTGaactttatgaaaaaagttaaactctccttttttttttttttagtattttatacATTCAAAAGATGTGCACCATCCAGAATTCATCAATAGacagcctctctgtctctcctccctGCCTGTGTGATTCTTCAAAGCGTGTGCACAAATACACAGATGAGCGCTCTCACCTGCATGCAGACGTACTTCAGAACTGCATCCAATGCTGAATTTAAATACTAATGTGCAGAATTGACTGTTTAAAAGTTTAGTATAGTTGTTGCTGCTTTAAAAACCTCGTTTAATGGTCTGAGGCTGCTCATAAGCACATTCCTTTGTTACaaactttaattatttttttatcacttgacagcattaattttaatacaaGCTGGAATGCAGCATCATTTAAGATTATAGAACAGTATTAAGTAATACATGATTAGTAGCTTTACTAAAGCAATTAGTCAACCTTTATTAACCTTCATACTTGAGAGATAAATCAGGTTGAACCATAAATTAAAGTGCTATCAATGAATAATATAAGCAACTAAAACATAAAACCGTATCATGACAGGAATCAGAAGATGTATAAAAGATTGTTAAAACCATTAAGcagtaggggtgtaatggtCCGGAAAAATTTTGGTTCGGTACGTACCTCGGTTTCGAAGTCATGGTTCAGTAAGTTGTCTGCACGGCAGTTAAAGTGAATGGATaacattttttgtaattaaattatattgaaataaataggctgaataaatcacatttaaattgTTAATAATGCTGCAGCCTCTCTCCAAAAGGTCTTCAGTGAATGAAAATAtcagtaaataaatatttttttaattactagtTTATTTTAACTGGTACATTGGCATATTTacacccattctttaaacactaaaatttcacagccaacttgaacacatcataatacAAAcgtaagttagcttgttaagtatgctaattaacGTCTATCCTGCCGATctcaacacggacttcagcactgaattacttttttttaaacagtgggACTTATTACAAAGTTTGGGAAAACTTTTCACAGCCAATCTCtgaggataaagaggttagagccgtgtgaaatctgaggataactttacctatgatgcagctgcagacatgacggagtcctctctccctctcctccaagGCTGATAGTTGAAGGTTAGAATTAATTGAATTAACgaaaccagagcaccattgttataactgaaagatcttaaatcatgggaaattcataaccggctggtgagacttttagTTGTTTTCCTCGTTACAGTGacattcttgtttgagtggtaCATTTTGAAATGCTTTAATTGATCCGCTGGATGACGTGCTGTCAGGgacacacctgctgaataatgtcagcactactgttgtttttgtccactgttgtattttactgggaaacaaagtgttcctaaacaggacacttttatctgggaatattcagacTGTTTGCTGTGGTTGCCAGCATAGTGTGACAGTaagttgttctctggttttccgtctgtgtatgagcttcgttCAACATGTATCTGTTCGGTACACATCTGTACCATACCCAGAGGCCCTTACCGAATTGGTACGGTACAAATACATGTACCTTTACACCCTTACTAAGAAGGTTATATACTCTGAAATGAAAGTTAATACAGAggtaaaggtaaaataaaaagtgttaGGCATGTTCAaaacttaaaaaggaaaaaaaataatcaagtaaTACAATTCCAGGTAGAGTTCTGAAGGTTGGAAAAGATCTTTTGATCCATTGTTAAACATCTGGTTATGACTGTTTGTTTTCCAGAGCAATGAGCCCAATGAGACCATGCCCATCACTGCCTTTGCCCAGAAGCATCGGACATCCCGCTACATGCAGAACCTCACAACTCCGCCCAGAGGGCCCTACCCGTCCGCTACCACTCCTGTCCTCATGGTACTGCAGAAAAAATGTGCTGTGCCATCATCTTTATTTCTAATTTCTGGTTAaaattttctcagtttattaAGTTCAGCTCTTGGAACAGCTTTTTTGGCTCAGCAGCCGTTAGCTTTGACAGGATTAGCTTAAGAAAGTGTAAATGATAGAGATATGTTAGACTGCTGGGATGTTATACTTAATGATGTTGGTCAAGTGAATGTGTAAAGCTGATGTTATGTTGACTCAggtttcacagaaaaaaaaccttaaatgaAAGGGGGATGAATGTTTAACTTTGTAAGTTGAGCTTATTTGATTAATTAAAAGCAGAAGACTGTTTCATAATGCATCCATGGACACAGGGCAAATAGCCTGTCATTTAGATTAATGACTGTTTTTCataacaggataatgacccttTCATAAACCAGTCACCATGGAGGAACAAGCTACCTGGAGCTGAGGGGGATACTCTGGGAGGATTTCCAGTCAAATTCCTTGTCCAAGTGGTAAGACAAATttcttttgaatattttaatctGACATCCTTAAACTTAGTTACATTTTCCTCTTACAAATCTTTATACTTACTAGACGAGGCTGTCCAAGATCCTCATGATCAAGAAAGAACACATCAAGCACTTGAAAGAAATGAACACAGAGGCGGAGAAACTGGTACTActattgtcttttttaaaaaagaggtgTTATATTTGTTTCTGAGGAGCAAACATCAACCCTTACTTTAAACTATGATTTTTCTTTATGTGTTCAGAAGTCATACTCAATGCCTATCGACCTAGACTTCCAGAAGCGATATGCTACCACAGTGCTTGAGCTCGAACAGCTCAACAAAGACCTCAACAAGGTGCTGCATGAAGTTCAGCAATTTTGCTGTGAGGTAAGTCAGTGGTTTATTATAGTAGATTGTGGTTTTTATGTCTTGTTCTGACATCTCTAGCATTTAACCTTCAGTGAGTCTTAGATAATATCAGGAAAATGAATCATCATTTTTAAGAAGCTAATTACCCATGTCTGTCACCAGCTCGCTCCTGATCAGGGCATGGTTCCAGCTGATCATCCCACAGAGCTGCGTCGGCGCTGTGAAGACGAGGCCCAGCAGATGGTGCAGCTGAGCAGCTCGCTGAAGGACGGCCAGCAAACTGTGACAAACCCCAGTCTGACACACCTCATCTCCCGCCTCACTGCTCTGCTGTTACAGATCAAGGTAAAGGACATAGCTTTATAGGACGTAGCTTTTTGTTACTACTTACATGTCATTTATAGGTAGAGAGGTTGGCACAAAGTTGTAGCAACATCACTGCTTTGATTGATCTGTTGTGAACTGAATTAGACAATTTGATGATCAGGTCATCACTAAGTGTTTCCTgctttgtttcagtgtttggCAGATGGAGGAGACCTGAATTCATTTGAGTTTAAATCTCTGACAGACTCTCTCAATGACATCAAGGCATCAATTGATCCCTCCAACCTCAGGTAAACATCCTAAATTTCTATGCACGCAACATCAActtgcatttttctttcattaaaaccAGTGTCACCATCTACAAATCTCTCATTTGAGTCCCAGAACCTTAAATTTAGTAGTCCTTAcactttgttcttgtttttcttctagTTGCTTCCAGAATAATGTGGAGATCCATGTGGCACACATCCAGAGCGGCCTTAGTCAGCTGGGCAACCTGCATGCATTTGCTGCAAACAACACCAATGCAGTCTGAGCATCTGCACCCACACATCACACACAGGTGCATGCACACAGATGTGTGTGGTCTATTTGTAATGGTGCTTTCACCTGAACTGTTCTTGGATGTTGTGGACCACCATAGGCCAGACTCCTTTAGATTTGTGCTaacaggagggagggaggacgTCAGAAGTCTTTTACCCACATTTTATTGTCTGAAAATGTTGGTGCACACAATCAAACCCACACCTAAAAGAGTCTTAAACTATTGCCACAAATCAACATCTCTAAACTCTCCTGGTTATTTATTGGTTTAATGTGCCAAACATTGATTCTTAAAGTTTTTATAgtccatatttatttatttttgagtaGGTGTGTATGGTTCTGAAACAATATTTTCCTACCTGTAAAATTTCCCCCTGTTAAGTGTTGTGTTCTCTTGCTCCACTGACGGTAAGCACAGGGAGGCtaaagaatgttttataaaaattGTTTATTGTAGATAAATGTACAATATCTGATTATTAGAACTATCGTTGACGTTTCTGCTGTGTATTCAGAAATGGCTTTTGTAATTTTGTGTGCACTGAAAAGagattttggtatttttataAAGGAGAACTCTATGGTTTGGATGCCTTTTACTCACTAAGATTATCTTAGCTTTTCCATATTTGGCATGGCTATTGCTGCAATCCCCACACTAAGCCTGCATCACTTAAGTAACCTCTGAAAATTCAACCctacagttttttttcctgaagagaatctcctttttcagttttgtaaaGTTGTATATGAGAGTGCCTCTGGGCAGTTGTATAtaaatgtttctgtctttttatattAAACATAATATTGCAAAGCAGAATTTggtctcaattttttttatttacagtttaaaccaaacaaatgtttaatttctttttaacaataaatacaaattaataattttacacaaaatgcCTCTTATGATACATTATGTTTGTAAATCCTCTTTTATAATACATCACATGAAGCTGCCAAAGCCAACCATGGCTTCATTCTCCCAGTCAGAGTCTGAGTCGGTGAAGTCCTGCGCCTCGGTGCCATGGATCGGGGAGAAGTGACAGAACCTGTCCCCTGTGCTCCTCATGCGTGGATACTGGATTTGACAACCATTCTCCTTTGGTGAAGATCTGCTGAAGGTATTCTGGGTCGGAATAGGAGGGATCACAACCTTCATCTCTGGTCCGATGGTCTTGTTTGGAGGGAAATTATCGTACTCTACAAGAACCTTTGGACCCTGGGTGCTTGCCATGTTGGCATGTTGATTCTTCTCTTTGGGACACAGATGCACGTTACAGCAGGGTACGTTCACACTCAGCTCGTGTTGTTGGATCTGCTCGGGTTTCACTCTGGTTCCCTCTTTGTCGTAAATGCAGGACAGAGGCGTTGGCTcatagctgctgctgctgctgggtttGGTGGGAATACTGGTTCTGTGAGGTTCCTCTGGGTTCTGTAACATTGTGGGTCTGAAACTGTCTTCCAGTCCAAATCCTGCTATCCTGTGAGCTTCAGCTGCATGGTtgtcaaaaactgaaaaaagggaaaaacgtATAAGGAAACTGACAGTCCACATCCTAGGTAAGAAAAGATCCTTGCTGAAATAACAGTCACAGAGAACCAATAATAAATCCTTCATTATATTGctctaaaaattgtgaaaaaacgtttaaaaagtggcaacagtgggttACAGGGGCATAAATATgcacaaatgtgttaaaagtggcaggaagttgtaaaaatggacatctaaagtagtgaaaaagggcCCATGTATGACACGTTTTTTGCCAAGGGGTGTCAAAAACTCCTTTTCACTACCCGAGATGAcaattttcacaactttttgccacttttaacccaattcaccactatttttttgtacatatttctgcctctgtaacccttgttgccactttttaactgcttttcactttTCAAATGTCCTTTTAACTTGAACGGTATGCATGTTTCTGGCATCTATTTCCTATTTAAAACTACAGAAGAGCATATTTATGTGACTGTGTTGAGTTAAGAATACCTTTGTCTGTTCCCATCCTATTCTGGATTTGGCTAAATGGGCCAGCTGCAGGCGGGTTGGCCGCCTTCAGTGACACTGATGAGCCAACCTGACGACGAGATTTTGCCCTTCTGTTCTGAAACCACACCTGGAATCAAAGGGAAAGTTACattacaaacaaagaaaacaacacccttatttaaacattatattatatttttggaGGAAGTATCAGTGGTTGGATCAAATCTAGTTATTTGGCTACCTGAATCCTTGACTCGGGCAGCCCGGTCAGAGCCTCCAGCCTCTCCCGCAGGTAGATGTCAGGATATTTGGTGTCAAAGTAAACTTTCTCCAGCACCTCAATCTGCTGCTGGGTGAAGTTAGTCCTCTTCCTCCTGTGGGTCAAGATTGCCACGCATTTGTCCGCCCTCTGCACTGCGTTAGCAGAGTTGAAGTAGTTTGGAACATCTGACGCTCCGTAGTCTGGAGAGAAAACGCACAGAAGTTAGCACTGTGGGTGCTTGAGTAGTGCGTAAATTACGCACAATGCAAGCACCAGTGTAGACGTTTACCAAGACCAGTTTGCATGGTAATAATGTAGGAATTGTTAAACAAAAGGAATACAGAGGAGTTTAAGACATGACAGAGAACTTTAACTAACCTGAGTTCACCATGCTGCTTATCTGCAGGGCTCCTTCAtgaaacatctggaaaggatTCAGCTCACCGACGCGCATATTCCCATGGACTGAAGACATGATCCTTACTGTCCTATCTCCACAGAGTGACTGAGTTTGAGACCCGTGTGCTGGCTCGGGTTAAATCCTCCGGCGATCAAAGGTGCTGGTGTTTGTACGTGTGAATGGGGCGACCATCAGAATCGACTGGCACTGCAGCGGCCGTGCAGCGACTTCAGACGTCTGCAGGCAGCGTGAGGTGTGAAGGCCTCACACCTGGGACGGTGCGCTGACCGCAGGTCTCTTTAAAGGGGTTTTAATGGAATCTGCATGCTCAATACACATCGGCAGTGAAAACATTTATCCGCTTTGGAATGGATGAAGTAATAATGGACCTGTAGCCTTCAAAGAGGTGCAGTCGGAAGCTGCCATTTCCTCAGAGCTTTGGGAGGACAGTAGCTTGTTGGGAAAtgcaatgaaaacaaattttccGCTTTAATTCATCATCTTTATTCATATTTCATTGGCCTATTATGTTGCGAACACATTTGAGGAAAACAAACGTAAATTTGCTGTCacttgtaatatttttttatacGTAGCCTAATATTCCTCAGGACTTTACAGTTTGATTTAGTTTTACCCATATGTAAATACATATTCCCTTTTCATTTCCTTCAGTACATTTAATTTGATGGACTATTAAAccatatttacctttttattataaacacatttggacagtgttttattatttatttttattctgtttcttgATAGTATATCTTAAAATAATATGTTCTGTTGACTGTGACAGTCAGTGGGCTTCATGGCTGTTATAGCCTGAatcaatcatgaaaacaagataagtGTAGATTATACAGATAAATAGAGATGTTATATACTATGTCATAACTGTCCATAAATAGGCACTTTTAGGAACTAAGTGCACTTTtacaaagcttgaaacaaatttacaaagtcagaaacacaaaaaattgaACAAGTTT encodes the following:
- the lin9 gene encoding protein lin-9 homolog, whose translation is MAEMDQLLDESSSAEALVSLKEGSLSNTLNEKNNFPRAHNTRGRHSSLTMDTPTRSSKRSRLFRDEDEQPQQRLPSRSPRRSQRVTTTPQKFSNVVTPDKKASQKIGLRLRNLLKLPKAHKWCIYEWFYSNIDRPLFEGDNEFCLCLKESFPNLKTRKLTRVEWGTIRRLMGKPRRCSSAFFDEERTALRQKRQKMRLLQQRKLSDVSNCKDLPDEIPLPLIIGTKVTARLRGVHDGLFTGQIDAVDTSAATYRVTFDRSGLGTHTVPDYEVLSNEPNETMPITAFAQKHRTSRYMQNLTTPPRGPYPSATTPVLMDNDPFINQSPWRNKLPGAEGDTLGGFPVKFLVQVTRLSKILMIKKEHIKHLKEMNTEAEKLKSYSMPIDLDFQKRYATTVLELEQLNKDLNKVLHEVQQFCCELAPDQGMVPADHPTELRRRCEDEAQQMVQLSSSLKDGQQTVTNPSLTHLISRLTALLLQIKCLADGGDLNSFEFKSLTDSLNDIKASIDPSNLSCFQNNVEIHVAHIQSGLSQLGNLHAFAANNTNAV
- the mixl1 gene encoding homeobox protein MIXL1, translating into MSSVHGNMRVGELNPFQMFHEGALQISSMVNSDYGASDVPNYFNSANAVQRADKCVAILTHRRKRTNFTQQQIEVLEKVYFDTKYPDIYLRERLEALTGLPESRIQVWFQNRRAKSRRQVGSSVSLKAANPPAAGPFSQIQNRMGTDKVFDNHAAEAHRIAGFGLEDSFRPTMLQNPEEPHRTSIPTKPSSSSSYEPTPLSCIYDKEGTRVKPEQIQQHELSVNVPCCNVHLCPKEKNQHANMASTQGPKVLVEYDNFPPNKTIGPEMKVVIPPIPTQNTFSRSSPKENGCQIQYPRMRSTGDRFCHFSPIHGTEAQDFTDSDSDWENEAMVGFGSFM